Proteins encoded by one window of Candidatus Lernaella stagnicola:
- a CDS encoding alpha/beta fold hydrolase, with product MRRLSVLFLIMFVLFSLTIVACSGDDEDENSGEEDAIDGDDDNNDDAVDDDDDDNDDDNNDDDTSPGLTDPGEYGPYAVGVTTRVFEYDTFAEDEKSIRHRPLLTEMWYPILPADDIGPHDTPIDLFGKWGGLVEFIFNLLLPDDEMANMSIPFAPSRDVPIAPGGPFPVVLYSHGNASIRFAAHTTCEHLASRGFIVIAPDHPGNAFAAALPDRLIIYNPLQSPADFLLRQEDMIHLLDVAEELNADDPLDFFTDKIDVTRAALVGHSFGGNTVLEVFRRDPRFSACVAQAGPDIPIINDNMEGLLTFVSLEDHTLSGYTRLFRLIWRKAPPPRLKIEFYLGGHYTYTDACSLTPSLFGEGDGCGTGESVHTGEPIEFIDSTLGLEITNRYTTAWLEWRLLDLPHLNVITQNLYPEHIDHKVQLRE from the coding sequence ATGCGTCGTTTATCCGTGCTTTTTCTGATTATGTTTGTGTTGTTTTCACTGACGATCGTCGCCTGCAGCGGTGACGATGAGGACGAAAACAGCGGCGAGGAAGACGCTATCGATGGCGATGACGACAACAATGACGACGCTGTTGATGACGATGACGACGATAATGATGACGACAACAACGATGATGACACATCGCCCGGCCTGACGGACCCCGGAGAGTATGGGCCTTACGCCGTGGGCGTCACGACCCGCGTTTTCGAGTACGACACCTTTGCCGAAGATGAGAAATCGATCCGGCATCGCCCCCTGCTCACCGAAATGTGGTATCCGATTCTGCCCGCGGACGACATCGGGCCGCACGACACGCCGATCGACTTGTTTGGCAAGTGGGGGGGGCTGGTCGAGTTCATTTTTAACTTGCTGCTGCCCGACGACGAAATGGCGAACATGTCCATTCCCTTCGCGCCCTCGCGGGATGTGCCGATCGCGCCGGGCGGACCGTTCCCGGTGGTTTTGTACTCGCACGGCAACGCGTCGATTCGTTTCGCGGCGCACACGACCTGCGAGCACCTAGCCAGCCGCGGCTTCATCGTGATCGCCCCCGACCACCCGGGGAACGCCTTCGCCGCCGCTTTGCCGGACCGTCTTATTATCTACAACCCGCTGCAATCGCCGGCCGATTTCCTGCTGCGGCAGGAGGACATGATCCACTTATTGGACGTGGCCGAGGAATTGAACGCCGACGACCCGCTCGACTTTTTTACCGACAAGATCGACGTGACGCGAGCGGCGCTGGTCGGGCATAGTTTCGGCGGCAACACCGTGCTGGAGGTCTTCCGGCGCGACCCGCGTTTCTCGGCCTGTGTGGCGCAGGCGGGGCCGGACATCCCGATTATCAACGACAACATGGAGGGCTTGCTGACCTTCGTATCGCTTGAGGATCACACGCTGTCGGGGTACACGCGGCTGTTTCGTTTGATCTGGCGCAAAGCGCCGCCGCCTCGCTTAAAGATCGAGTTTTATCTTGGCGGGCATTACACGTATACCGACGCCTGTTCGCTCACGCCGAGTTTGTTCGGTGAGGGCGACGGTTGCGGTACGGGCGAAAGCGTACACACGGGCGAACCCATCGAGTTCATCGACTCGACGTTGGGCCTCGAGATCACAAACCGCTACACCACCGCGTGGCTGGAGTGGCGGTTGTTGGATCTACCGCATCTGAATGTGATTACGCAGAACCTGTATCCGGAGCACATCGACCACAAGGTGCAACTGCGCGAGTAA
- a CDS encoding alpha/beta fold hydrolase — MKSFLRLTLVLLVAALLCLAACQADDDDDDAGGNDNNPGDDDGAPGSFGDDDVPSLEELIDGVEVEWFPCSLYEGLDDGRAECAATQMPMHWLEPDDRTFTVYAKRLPAEGKAATAQLWLLHGGPGASGVIEFPVWMEYFHDYHPDFDIYTLDPRGSGFSEYLECPLQESKYGPAGISFTLEEAIACGAYLEENFGDDLIVYGTTHSAIDVGAYIHHTREENQKVFVWGGSGGVFWGHRYLQYFPDQADGMIFEGIVPAESSIAFQDEYADKAVRAIFDLCAADEFCDEHLPDPEPTLYALYDKLDAGHCATLGMTTEYLKVFFDQLAYYWPWYATIPAIIYRVDRCSPEDINAVALFFNQVFGSGKTTDDLDKLSLSEALFYHEMSSELWEHSRFPTDEDLVTYLDGVYETSLVGYGKGYDRHEIYLSWPVYDDPVDDQWATTDVPMLMMNGVLDPSTPNDFALEMGEHFNGPHQHFYSFAYGAHGVSGASPYLDGEDIADCGYKLWSDFMDDPTAELDDACVAQNLPPNFEGTDYALYFFGTENYWEGGPAITTSGANPAKSWPDHMLEQQRRQINDRVRRDAPDIGFYAEVLARDALR; from the coding sequence ATGAAGTCTTTTTTGCGTTTGACCTTGGTTCTGCTCGTGGCGGCGCTCCTGTGCCTGGCCGCGTGCCAAGCCGACGATGACGACGACGACGCGGGCGGCAACGACAACAACCCGGGCGATGACGACGGGGCACCCGGTTCCTTCGGCGACGATGATGTTCCCAGCCTCGAGGAACTGATCGACGGCGTCGAAGTAGAGTGGTTCCCCTGCTCCCTTTACGAAGGATTGGATGACGGACGCGCCGAGTGCGCCGCCACCCAGATGCCGATGCACTGGCTGGAACCGGACGATCGCACGTTCACGGTGTACGCCAAACGCCTGCCCGCCGAGGGCAAGGCGGCCACCGCTCAGCTTTGGCTGTTGCACGGCGGACCCGGCGCTTCCGGCGTAATCGAATTTCCCGTTTGGATGGAATACTTCCACGACTATCATCCGGACTTCGACATCTACACGCTCGATCCACGCGGTTCGGGTTTTTCCGAATACCTCGAGTGCCCGTTGCAGGAGAGCAAGTACGGCCCGGCCGGCATTTCCTTCACCTTGGAAGAGGCGATCGCGTGCGGCGCGTACCTCGAGGAAAACTTCGGCGACGATCTGATCGTCTACGGCACCACGCATAGCGCGATCGATGTCGGCGCGTACATTCACCACACCCGCGAGGAAAACCAGAAGGTCTTCGTGTGGGGCGGTTCCGGAGGCGTTTTCTGGGGCCATCGCTACCTGCAGTATTTTCCGGACCAGGCCGACGGCATGATTTTCGAGGGCATTGTCCCGGCTGAGTCGAGCATTGCTTTCCAGGACGAATACGCCGACAAGGCCGTGCGGGCGATCTTCGACTTGTGCGCCGCCGACGAGTTTTGCGACGAACATCTTCCCGATCCCGAGCCGACGCTGTACGCTCTCTACGACAAGCTCGACGCGGGCCATTGCGCCACGCTGGGCATGACGACGGAATACTTGAAGGTCTTTTTCGACCAACTCGCGTACTACTGGCCTTGGTACGCGACGATTCCCGCGATCATCTACCGCGTTGATCGCTGCAGCCCGGAAGACATCAACGCTGTCGCCCTCTTCTTCAACCAGGTGTTCGGCTCCGGCAAGACGACCGACGACCTCGACAAGTTGTCCTTGAGCGAAGCCCTGTTCTATCACGAGATGTCCTCCGAACTCTGGGAGCACAGCCGCTTTCCGACCGACGAAGACCTCGTGACGTACCTCGACGGCGTGTACGAGACTTCGCTCGTCGGCTACGGCAAAGGCTACGACCGCCACGAGATCTACCTCAGTTGGCCGGTCTACGACGACCCCGTCGACGATCAGTGGGCGACCACCGACGTGCCGATGCTGATGATGAACGGCGTGCTCGACCCTTCCACGCCGAACGACTTCGCGCTGGAGATGGGCGAACATTTCAATGGCCCCCATCAGCACTTCTACAGCTTCGCCTACGGTGCGCACGGCGTCTCGGGTGCTTCGCCCTACCTGGACGGCGAAGACATCGCCGATTGCGGTTACAAGCTCTGGTCGGATTTCATGGACGATCCCACGGCGGAACTCGACGACGCCTGTGTGGCGCAGAACTTGCCGCCGAATTTCGAAGGCACCGACTACGCCCTGTACTTCTTCGGAACGGAGAACTACTGGGAAGGCGGACCGGCCATCACGACCAGCGGGGCTAATCCGGCGAAATCGTGGCCGGATCACATGTTGGAACAACAGCGCCGTCAGATCAACGATCGCGTGCGGCGCGACGCACCGGATATTGGGTTTTACGCGGAAGTTTTGGCTCGAGACGCCCTGCGCTAA